In Macadamia integrifolia cultivar HAES 741 unplaced genomic scaffold, SCU_Mint_v3 scaffold39, whole genome shotgun sequence, a genomic segment contains:
- the LOC122068419 gene encoding uncharacterized protein LOC122068419, protein MAAFLVLLPALFTAVIALSGTTPPVSQAGSATICRDQNNDVICEVQQMKLKIAHMESVLEESVQKLNAKGLHLKEQEKLIEEMKHKIHYLQTALVSMKGGSSYAEERINVLEEKVQRLWDESRKNNFNLHILETKAQDAEKSLEVVTSQVEKMADIVTEQWIQIQQLEQALQIAMRNIKAQRKADSRCIFLKVRGRYSFVQESLRSYTSMALHQLKKFFSAAKKYHHELQGFVKQEMEKNEFTAVLANEEVIFFVASALIVFPIMGAWTWLSSSFS, encoded by the exons ATGGCTGCTTTTCTGGTTTTGCTTCCCGCCTTGTTTACGGCCGTAATCGCTCTGTCGGGAACGACACCTCCGGTGTCTCAAGCGGGCTCTGCAACTATTTGCAGAGATCAGAACAATGACGTGATCTGCGAAGTGCAGCAGATGAAGCTCAAGATTGCGCATATGG AGTCCGTGTTGGAGGAAAGTGTCCAAAAACTGAATGCTAAGGGCCTTCATCTTAAAGAACAAGAGAAGCTAATTGAAGAGATGAAGCATAAGATCCATTATCTGCAAACTGCCCTTGTCAGCATGAAG GGAGGTTCTTCATATGCTGAGGAAAGGATTAATGTACTAGAAGAAaag GTGCAACGTCTCTGGGATGAATCAAGAAAGAACAACTTCAATCTCCATATTCTGGAAACTAAAGCACAAGATGCTGAGAAAAGCTTAGAAGTGGTTACCTCGCAAGTTGAAAAG ATGGCAGACATTGTTACAGAACAGTGGATCCAGATCCAGCAACTTGAGCAGGCACTTCAAATAGCA atgAGGAATATAAAGGCTCAAAGAAAAGCAGACTCCAGATGCATATTCTTGAAG GTGCGGGGTCGATATTCATTTGTTCAGGAATCCTTGCGTTCCTACACATCAATGGCTTTGCATCagttaaaaaaattcttttcagCAGCTAAAAAATATCATCATGAG CTTCAAGGTTTTGTGAaacaagagatggagaagaatgAATTCACAGCAGTTCTTGCAAATGAGGAGGTTATATTTTTTGTG GCTTCTGCTCTAATTGTTTTCCCTATAATGGGTGCTTGGACCTGGCTGTCATCATCTTTCAGTTAA